A genomic stretch from Thermocladium sp. ECH_B includes:
- a CDS encoding uracil-DNA glycosylase, with amino-acid sequence MLPGLAECRLCPRLVAYRENVKPLPRFSGEEYWRKPVPPWGEAGGVMIIGLAPAAHGGNRTGRMFTGDRSAQFLFRALHDAGLASNPFSVSRNDGTRLRCAYVTSAVKCVPPSNKPLASEVSNCLRWLSIEFEMIKPRSVVALGAIATNSISRVMGVRVRFRHGDSLVVNGVKLFMSYHPSPRNTNTGRLKLSDLVDILIQARKWAGCLEKN; translated from the coding sequence ATGCTGCCCGGACTCGCTGAGTGCAGGTTATGTCCCCGATTAGTTGCTTACAGGGAGAACGTGAAGCCCTTGCCTAGGTTCAGCGGTGAAGAGTATTGGAGGAAACCTGTTCCTCCCTGGGGTGAGGCTGGGGGAGTCATGATTATTGGATTAGCGCCTGCGGCTCATGGTGGGAATAGGACCGGGAGAATGTTCACAGGCGACCGCAGCGCGCAGTTCCTGTTTCGGGCTCTTCATGATGCTGGTCTCGCAAGTAATCCCTTCAGCGTGTCCAGGAACGACGGTACGAGGCTCAGGTGTGCGTATGTTACTTCAGCGGTTAAATGCGTGCCTCCAAGCAATAAGCCGCTCGCATCTGAGGTAAGTAATTGCCTACGCTGGTTAAGCATTGAATTCGAGATGATTAAGCCGAGGTCTGTGGTGGCATTGGGCGCCATCGCGACTAACTCCATTTCTAGGGTAATGGGGGTTAGGGTTAGGTTTAGGCACGGCGATTCTCTTGTGGTTAATGGCGTCAAATTATTCATGAGTTACCATCCAAGTCCACGAAACACCAATACTGGTAGACTTAAGTTGAGCGATTTAGTGGATATATTGATTCAGGCAAGGAAGTGGGCCGGTTGCTTAGAGAAGAATTAA
- a CDS encoding ornithine carbamoyltransferase: protein MKLKGRDLLSWVDYSRDEFMFLLNLSKNLKERFYAGERYVPTHLGKTVLGIFEKPSTRTRISLEVAANQLGMKVIYSNPQELQLGRGETIEDTARVVTRLVDGVMARVYSHASLIKLAENADVPIINALSDECHPTQVLADALTIWEKLGRLSGVKLAFVGDGDNNMSHSLMQMGAKLGMEVRIVSPKGYWPSKKYLEPSEDDAKKSGGSIIITDNLEEGVKGVDVVYTDVWVSMGFEKEAEERLKVFKPYQVNSHVMELAGKNSIFMHCLPAHRGYEVTDDVVDSRQSVVWDEAENRMHTIKAILSALI, encoded by the coding sequence GTGAAGCTAAAGGGTCGAGACCTGCTCTCATGGGTTGATTACTCCAGGGATGAATTCATGTTCCTGTTAAACCTATCGAAGAACCTCAAGGAGCGGTTCTATGCTGGGGAGAGGTACGTGCCGACTCACCTCGGAAAAACCGTCCTCGGCATATTCGAGAAGCCGAGCACCAGGACTAGGATAAGCCTGGAGGTTGCCGCTAATCAATTGGGAATGAAGGTGATTTACAGCAATCCCCAGGAGCTTCAGTTAGGTAGGGGCGAGACAATTGAGGACACCGCTAGGGTAGTGACCAGGCTAGTGGATGGAGTCATGGCTCGAGTCTATAGCCACGCCTCCCTAATTAAGTTGGCCGAGAACGCGGATGTACCCATAATAAACGCATTAAGCGATGAGTGCCACCCAACTCAGGTATTGGCCGATGCCTTAACCATTTGGGAGAAGCTGGGTAGGTTAAGCGGCGTTAAGCTGGCGTTCGTTGGGGACGGCGATAATAATATGTCGCATAGCCTGATGCAGATGGGGGCTAAGCTAGGCATGGAGGTCAGGATAGTGTCCCCAAAGGGTTACTGGCCCAGCAAGAAGTACTTGGAGCCATCAGAGGACGACGCCAAGAAGAGCGGCGGCTCAATAATTATCACCGATAACTTGGAGGAGGGAGTGAAGGGGGTTGATGTTGTTTACACTGATGTGTGGGTCAGCATGGGGTTCGAGAAGGAGGCCGAGGAGAGACTTAAAGTGTTTAAGCCTTACCAAGTTAATTCCCACGTAATGGAACTGGCGGGGAAGAACTCCATATTCATGCATTGCCTCCCAGCCCACAGGGGCTATGAGGTTACGGATGACGTGGTGGATTCACGGCAAAGCGTTGTGTGGGATGAGGCCGAGAATAGGATGCACACAATAAAGGCAATACTATCAGCACTAATCTAG